The Bos mutus isolate GX-2022 chromosome 7, NWIPB_WYAK_1.1, whole genome shotgun sequence genome window below encodes:
- the RETN gene encoding resistin, producing MKALSFLFIPVLGLLVCGQSLCPIDKAISEKIQEVTTSLVPGAVRIIGLDCRSVTSRGSLVTCPSGFAVTGCTCGSACGSWDVRAETTCHCQCAGMDWTGARCCRLHIQ from the exons ATGAaggctctctccttcctcttcatcCCAGTCCTGGGGCTGCTGGTGTGTGGCCAGTCGCTGTGCCCCATAGATAAAGCCATCAGTGAGAAGATCCAGGAGGTCACCACCTCCCTAG TTCCTGGGGCAGTAAGGATCATTGGCCTGGACTGCCGGAGTGTCACCTCTAGGGGGTCCCTGGTCACCTGCCCTTCAG GCTTCGCCGTCACTGGCTGCACGTGTGGCTCCGCCTGTGGCTCGTGGGACGTACGTGCTGAGACCACGTGCCACTGCCAGTGCGCAGGCATGGACTGGACTGGAGCTCGCTGCTGCCGCCTGCATATCCAGTAG
- the MCEMP1 gene encoding mast cell-expressed membrane protein 1, which produces MKTNLLPGTIETEEIYINQVKMQPVAFKDKRRGSSGNKEAADDPNYENITFTFKNQNRPKGSHSPPKNKVPAEPRPPLDTAQGHHWLPKAMMSLNTFLTLSCMVLLAVVLVKNSEMSRELVVLKEELWNVSTSVQEYQEEQKTQWGNVKQSVMAAKKSIDTVMTRIQEGNPKRTQLATVPNIDEVKKTLQEILNTLKMSKPSPTPQ; this is translated from the exons ATGAAGACAAATTTGCTGCCGGGGACCATAGAGACTGAGGAAATATACATAAACCAGGTCAAGATGCAGCCGGTAGCCTTCAAAGACAAGAGACGGGGATCCTCAGGCAATAAAGAAG CTGCAGATGACCCTAACTATGAGAACATCACTTTTACCTTCAAAAACCAGAACCGGCCAAAAGGCAGTCATTCACCACCCAAGAATAAGG TGCCAGCCGAGCCCAGGCCACCCTTGGACACTGCCCAGGGACACCACTGGTTGCCTAAAGCCATGATGAGTCTGAACACCTTCTTGACTCTGTCCTGCATGGTCCTCTTAGCTGTGGTCCTGGTGAAGA ATTCCGAGATGTCCAGGGAGCTGGTGGTCTTGAAAGAGGAGCTCTGGAACG TCTCCACTTCGGTGCAAGAGTACCAGGAAGAGCAGAAGACTCAGTGGGGCAACGTGAAACAGAGTGTCATGGCAGCCAAGAAAAGCATTGACACAGTCATGACGAGAATCCAGGAAGGGAACCCGAAACGGACGCAGCTGGCCACAG TCCCAAATATAGatgaagtcaagaaaacattacAGGAAATCCTCAATACACTGAAGATGTCAAAACCAA GTCCCACACCTCAGTGA
- the TRAPPC5 gene encoding trafficking protein particle complex subunit 5 isoform X1: MEVLLAQSCRDSATPWMVASQAPLSLGFSRQSLYHLSHQGSPPLASLPSPLRDKGISLIREGGGMEARFTRGKSALLERALARPRTEVSLSAFALLFSELVQHCQSRVFSVAELQARLAALGRQVGARVLDALVAREKGARRETKVLGALLFVKGAVWKALFGKEADKLEQANDDARTFYIIEREPLINTYISVPKENSTLNCASFTAGIVEAVLTHSGFPAKVTAHWHKGTTLMIKFEEAVIARDRALEGR, encoded by the exons ATggaagtgttacttgctcagtcgtgtcgtgactctgcgaccccatggatggtagccagccaggctcctctgtccttgggattctccag gcagagtctttaccatctgagccaccagggaagccctccacttGCCTCGCTCCCAAGCCCTCTCCGGGACAAGGGTATAAGCCTCATAAGGGAG GGCGGCGGCATGGAGGCGCGCTTCACGCGCGGGAAGTCGGCGCTGCTGGAACGCGCGCTGGCCCGGCCACGCACCGAGGTGAGCCTGAGCGCCTTTGCCCTGCTCTTCTCCGAGCTGGTTCAGCACTGCCAGAGCCGCGTCTTCTCAGTGGCGGAGTTGCAGGCGCGCCTGGCCGCGCTGGGTCGCCAGGTGGGCGCCCGCGTCCTCGATGCGCTGGTGGCTCGCGAAAAGGGTGCCCGGCGCGAAACCAAGGTGCTGGGCGCCCTGCTCTTCGTCAAGGGCGCCGTGTGGAAGGCGCTCTTCGGCAAGGAGGCCGACAAGCTGGAGCAGGCCAACGACGACGCCCGCACCTTCTACATCATCGAGCGCGAGCCGCTCATCAACACCTACATCTCCGTGCCCAAAGAGAACAGCACGCTCAACTGTGCCAGCTTCACCGCGGGCATCGTGGAGGCGGTGCTCACGCACAGCGGCTTCCCCGCCAAGGTCACGGCGCACTGGCACAAGGGCACCACGCTGATGATCAAGTTCGAGGAGGCGGTCATAGCCCGAGACCGGGCCCTGGAGGGCCGCTGA
- the TRAPPC5 gene encoding trafficking protein particle complex subunit 5 isoform X2 has translation MEARFTRGKSALLERALARPRTEVSLSAFALLFSELVQHCQSRVFSVAELQARLAALGRQVGARVLDALVAREKGARRETKVLGALLFVKGAVWKALFGKEADKLEQANDDARTFYIIEREPLINTYISVPKENSTLNCASFTAGIVEAVLTHSGFPAKVTAHWHKGTTLMIKFEEAVIARDRALEGR, from the coding sequence ATGGAGGCGCGCTTCACGCGCGGGAAGTCGGCGCTGCTGGAACGCGCGCTGGCCCGGCCACGCACCGAGGTGAGCCTGAGCGCCTTTGCCCTGCTCTTCTCCGAGCTGGTTCAGCACTGCCAGAGCCGCGTCTTCTCAGTGGCGGAGTTGCAGGCGCGCCTGGCCGCGCTGGGTCGCCAGGTGGGCGCCCGCGTCCTCGATGCGCTGGTGGCTCGCGAAAAGGGTGCCCGGCGCGAAACCAAGGTGCTGGGCGCCCTGCTCTTCGTCAAGGGCGCCGTGTGGAAGGCGCTCTTCGGCAAGGAGGCCGACAAGCTGGAGCAGGCCAACGACGACGCCCGCACCTTCTACATCATCGAGCGCGAGCCGCTCATCAACACCTACATCTCCGTGCCCAAAGAGAACAGCACGCTCAACTGTGCCAGCTTCACCGCGGGCATCGTGGAGGCGGTGCTCACGCACAGCGGCTTCCCCGCCAAGGTCACGGCGCACTGGCACAAGGGCACCACGCTGATGATCAAGTTCGAGGAGGCGGTCATAGCCCGAGACCGGGCCCTGGAGGGCCGCTGA